In Halovulum dunhuangense, one genomic interval encodes:
- a CDS encoding site-specific tyrosine recombinase XerD → MSHPWFAAFLEAQQAERGAARNTIESYARDLRDFADHLMRRGGAVPEATRADIEDYLAALAADGRAPATRARRLSAIRGFYRFAFTEGLRGDDPAALIAGPSQGRHLPATLSEGDVEALLGAAAETGATHGERLRNTCLMEMLYATGLRVSELVSLPVAAARGDPRMLFVRGKGGRERMVPLSDPARAALSDWLACRYAREAEAARKGATASPFLFPSRAKAGHLTRTQFFLLVKGFAARAGIDPAHVSPHTLRHAFATHLLANGADLRAIQTLLGHADVATTEIYTHVLEERLRQIVLTRHPLSR, encoded by the coding sequence ATGTCCCATCCCTGGTTCGCCGCGTTTCTCGAGGCCCAGCAGGCCGAGCGCGGCGCCGCGCGCAACACGATCGAGAGCTACGCCCGCGACCTGCGCGATTTCGCCGATCACCTCATGCGGCGCGGCGGAGCCGTCCCGGAGGCGACCCGCGCCGATATCGAGGACTATCTGGCCGCCCTTGCCGCCGACGGCCGCGCACCTGCAACCCGCGCCCGGCGGCTGTCCGCCATCCGCGGCTTCTACCGCTTCGCCTTTACCGAAGGGCTGCGGGGCGACGATCCGGCGGCGCTGATCGCGGGCCCGAGCCAGGGCCGCCACCTGCCCGCCACGCTGAGCGAGGGGGATGTCGAGGCGCTGCTCGGGGCCGCGGCCGAGACCGGCGCCACCCACGGCGAACGCCTGCGCAACACCTGCCTGATGGAGATGCTCTACGCCACCGGCCTGCGGGTCAGCGAACTGGTCTCCCTGCCGGTCGCCGCCGCGCGGGGCGATCCGCGCATGCTGTTCGTCCGCGGCAAGGGCGGGCGCGAGCGGATGGTCCCGCTTTCGGACCCGGCGCGCGCCGCCCTGTCGGACTGGCTCGCCTGTCGCTACGCGCGTGAGGCGGAAGCGGCACGCAAGGGGGCGACGGCGTCCCCGTTCCTGTTCCCGTCGCGGGCGAAGGCGGGGCACCTGACGCGCACGCAATTCTTCCTGCTGGTGAAAGGGTTCGCCGCGCGGGCCGGGATCGACCCCGCGCATGTCTCCCCCCACACGCTGCGCCACGCCTTCGCCACGCATCTGCTGGCCAACGGCGCCGATCTGCGCGCGATCCAGACCCTTCTCGGCCATGCCGATGTGGCCACGACCGAAATCTACACCCATGTTCTCGAGGAACGGCTGCGCCAGATCGTGCTGACCCGGCACCCGCTGTCACGCTGA
- a CDS encoding shikimate kinase, with the protein MAADPEQKITVTLTRPLVLVGLMGAGKTSVGKRLAAFLDVPFHDSDHEIEAAAGLEVREIFERFGEPYFREGEVRVIRRLLGGPAGVLATGGGAFIQPAIREDIAQTGLSIWLNGDLETLWQRVRDKPTRPLLQQKDPRGVLGRLLEARAPVYALADITVPTELGVTHEQMVRRILEAVRAHDIAHPERDPVLKRKGSA; encoded by the coding sequence ATGGCCGCCGATCCTGAGCAGAAAATCACCGTCACGCTCACGCGGCCGCTGGTTCTGGTCGGGCTCATGGGGGCTGGAAAGACAAGCGTCGGCAAGCGGCTTGCGGCGTTTCTTGATGTGCCGTTCCACGATTCCGACCACGAGATCGAGGCCGCGGCCGGTCTTGAGGTGCGCGAGATTTTCGAGCGGTTCGGCGAGCCCTATTTCCGCGAGGGCGAGGTGCGGGTGATCCGCAGGCTGCTTGGCGGGCCTGCGGGCGTGCTGGCCACGGGGGGCGGCGCGTTCATCCAGCCCGCGATCCGCGAGGACATCGCCCAGACCGGGCTGTCGATCTGGCTCAACGGCGATCTGGAGACGTTGTGGCAGCGGGTCCGCGACAAGCCGACCCGGCCGCTGTTGCAGCAGAAGGACCCGCGCGGCGTGCTGGGCCGCCTGCTGGAGGCGCGCGCGCCGGTCTATGCGCTGGCCGACATCACGGTGCCGACCGAGCTGGGCGTGACCCACGAGCAGATGGTGCGCCGCATCCTGGAGGCGGTCCGCGCCCATGACATCGCGCATCCAGAGCGGGATCCGGTCTTGAAAAGAAAGGGAAGCGCATGA
- the aroB gene encoding 3-dehydroquinate synthase, whose product MSEEVWVDLPGRGYAIRIGEGLIDRAGAEMAAVLRRPRVFVLTDETVAALHLDRFRAGCAAHGVGVEALALPAGEATKCWARLEEAVEWLLECRVERNDMVVALGGGVIGDLAGFAAAILRRGVDFIQVPTTLLAQVDSSVGGKTGINSPRGKNLIGAFHQPRLVLADTGLLATLPRRDFLAGYGEVVKYGLLGDASFFGWLETNGPALRDGDRAALRHAVRRSCEMKAEIVLRDETEQGDRALLNLGHTFCHALEAATGYSDRLLHGEGVAIGCGLALELSARLGLCSQENPVRLRAHLRQMGARAALSDIPGPLPDADALIDLMRQDKKVRDGAITFILTHDIGAAFIARDVDLAPVRAVLADALAERRAA is encoded by the coding sequence ATGAGCGAAGAGGTCTGGGTCGATCTGCCGGGGCGCGGCTATGCCATCCGCATCGGCGAGGGGCTGATCGACCGCGCCGGCGCCGAGATGGCCGCCGTGCTGAGGCGCCCGCGCGTCTTCGTGCTGACCGACGAGACGGTGGCGGCGCTGCATCTCGACCGCTTCCGCGCGGGCTGCGCCGCCCATGGCGTCGGTGTCGAGGCGCTGGCATTGCCGGCGGGCGAGGCCACCAAATGCTGGGCCCGGCTGGAAGAGGCCGTCGAATGGCTGCTGGAATGCCGGGTCGAACGCAACGACATGGTGGTGGCGCTTGGCGGCGGCGTGATCGGCGATCTGGCGGGCTTTGCCGCCGCGATCCTGCGCCGGGGTGTCGATTTCATCCAGGTGCCGACGACGCTGCTGGCGCAGGTGGACAGTTCGGTGGGCGGCAAGACCGGCATCAATTCGCCGCGCGGCAAGAACCTGATCGGGGCGTTCCACCAGCCGCGCCTGGTGCTGGCCGATACCGGCCTGCTGGCGACGCTGCCGCGGCGTGATTTCCTGGCGGGCTATGGCGAGGTGGTGAAATACGGGCTGCTGGGCGATGCGTCCTTCTTCGGATGGCTCGAGACGAACGGCCCCGCGCTGCGAGACGGCGACCGGGCGGCGCTGCGCCACGCGGTGCGCCGGTCCTGCGAAATGAAGGCCGAGATCGTTCTGCGTGACGAGACCGAGCAGGGCGACCGGGCGCTTCTGAACCTGGGCCACACCTTCTGCCACGCGCTGGAGGCGGCGACCGGCTATTCCGACCGCCTGCTGCATGGCGAGGGGGTGGCGATCGGCTGCGGGCTGGCGCTGGAATTGTCCGCGCGGCTGGGGCTGTGCTCGCAGGAAAATCCCGTGCGGCTGCGCGCACATCTGCGGCAGATGGGCGCGCGCGCGGCGCTTTCGGACATCCCCGGCCCGCTGCCCGACGCGGATGCGCTGATCGACCTGATGCGGCAGGACAAGAAGGTGCGCGACGGCGCGATCACCTTCATCCTGACCCATGACATCGGCGCTGCCTTCATCGCGCGCGACGTGGATCTGGCACCCGTGCGCGCCGTGCTGGCCGACGCGCTGGCCGAGCGCCGGGCTGCCTGA
- a CDS encoding lysophospholipid acyltransferase family protein has protein sequence MTRGHNTGAGETGSMRREDGVARDISYASSARTRAGRGLIRSIENLTGRPALIRMAAGYEQEVGAGRDFWQVMVERYGLRLDLRGGGIENIPREGPLVVISNHPYGILDGLMLGHILSRARGDFRILANHVFRKAADLDRVVLPISFDETPEAVALNLATRKEAIGYLAQGGCIGVFPGGTVSTALRPFGRPMDPGWRRFTAKLIARSGAQVVPVYFDGHNSRLFQIASHLHATLRLALLISEFRIRVGGSVPVVIGQPIQPATLAEHARDPAAMMDFLRRATYQLSPDPIPDLGYGLDFDTAR, from the coding sequence ATGACGCGGGGCCATAACACCGGCGCAGGAGAGACGGGTTCGATGCGCCGCGAGGACGGGGTCGCCCGCGACATCAGCTATGCGAGTTCCGCCCGCACCCGCGCGGGGCGCGGTCTTATCCGTTCGATCGAGAACCTGACCGGGCGGCCGGCTCTGATCCGCATGGCCGCGGGCTACGAGCAGGAGGTCGGCGCGGGCCGCGACTTCTGGCAGGTCATGGTCGAGCGTTACGGACTTCGGCTGGACCTGCGGGGCGGAGGGATCGAGAACATCCCGCGCGAGGGGCCGCTGGTCGTCATCTCGAACCATCCCTACGGTATTCTCGACGGGCTGATGCTGGGGCATATCCTGTCGCGGGCGCGGGGGGATTTCCGGATCCTTGCCAACCACGTCTTCCGCAAGGCGGCCGATCTGGACCGGGTCGTGCTGCCCATCAGCTTCGACGAGACGCCCGAGGCGGTGGCGCTCAACCTTGCGACCCGCAAGGAAGCGATCGGCTACCTGGCGCAGGGCGGCTGCATCGGCGTGTTTCCGGGCGGGACCGTCTCGACGGCGCTCAGGCCCTTCGGGCGGCCCATGGATCCGGGCTGGCGGCGCTTTACCGCCAAGCTGATCGCGCGCTCGGGGGCGCAGGTGGTGCCGGTCTATTTCGACGGCCACAACAGCCGCCTGTTCCAGATCGCGAGCCACCTGCACGCGACCCTGCGGCTGGCGCTGCTGATCAGCGAGTTTCGCATCCGCGTCGGCGGCAGCGTGCCGGTGGTGATCGGGCAGCCGATCCAGCCCGCGACCCTGGCAGAGCATGCCCGCGACCCGGCCGCGATGATGGATTTCCTGCGCCGCGCCACCTATCAGCTCAGCCCCGACCCGATCCCGGATCTGGGTTACGGGCTCGATTTCGATACGGCACGCTGA
- a CDS encoding glutamate racemase → MPAIGVFDSGLGGLTVLERLQAALPGQGFVYLGDNANAPYGTRSAGEILDLTMAGTQALFDRGCGLVILACNTASAVALRQMQEFWVPADRRVLGVFVPMIEAIVGRPFAQRGAPTQSAVSDVLLFATQATVASGAFSRELFLRASGVRVVEQACPGLVDALEAGDRAAADAIAAAHVRAALDRMPAPRVAALGCTHYPLAAGAFAAALPEGCRVLSQGDLVAAALCDYLRRHPRLAGGGGNAYLTSGDPQAVRRAAQVMTGRDLPFAPV, encoded by the coding sequence ATGCCCGCGATCGGCGTCTTCGACAGCGGTCTGGGCGGCTTGACGGTGCTGGAGCGGTTGCAGGCGGCGCTGCCCGGGCAGGGCTTCGTCTACCTGGGCGACAACGCGAACGCGCCCTATGGCACCAGGTCCGCGGGCGAGATCCTCGACCTGACCATGGCCGGGACGCAGGCGCTGTTCGACCGGGGCTGCGGGCTGGTGATCCTTGCCTGCAACACCGCCTCGGCGGTGGCGCTCAGGCAGATGCAGGAATTCTGGGTGCCGGCGGACAGGCGCGTGCTGGGCGTGTTCGTCCCGATGATCGAGGCGATCGTGGGCCGCCCCTTCGCGCAGCGCGGCGCGCCCACGCAATCGGCGGTGTCGGACGTACTTCTTTTCGCGACCCAGGCAACGGTGGCGAGCGGCGCCTTCAGCCGCGAACTGTTCCTGCGCGCAAGCGGGGTGCGGGTGGTCGAGCAGGCCTGCCCGGGGCTGGTGGATGCGCTCGAGGCCGGGGACCGCGCGGCTGCCGATGCCATCGCCGCGGCGCATGTGCGCGCGGCGCTTGACCGGATGCCCGCGCCCCGCGTGGCGGCGCTTGGTTGCACGCATTACCCGCTGGCGGCAGGGGCCTTTGCGGCGGCGCTTCCCGAGGGGTGCCGGGTCCTGTCGCAGGGGGATCTGGTGGCGGCGGCGCTCTGCGACTATCTGCGCCGGCATCCGCGGCTCGCAGGGGGCGGCGGCAATGCCTATCTGACGAGTGGCGATCCGCAGGCTGTGCGCCGGGCGGCGCAGGTGATGACCGGGCGTGACCTGCCCTTTGCGCCAGTGTGA
- the argC gene encoding N-acetyl-gamma-glutamyl-phosphate reductase, translated as MADKARIAILGASGYTGAELVRLIATHPGMRITALTADRRAGESMGAVFPHLRHLDLPTLCRIEDVNPDDVDLYFCALPHATSQEVISALPRDRKIVDLSADFRLRDPQVYAEWYGRAHSALDLQEEAVYGLTEFYRDEIRGARLVAGTGCNAATGNYAVLPLLAAGAIDPDEIIIDLKTGVSGAGRAPKEGTLFAEVSEGFHAYNIARHRHIAEFEQEFSKVAGRPVTPTFVPHLLPQNRGILATVYVKGEPAAIHAALAARYQDEPFMVVLPFGEAPATRHVRGSNFCHIGVVADRRPGRAMVFATLDNLTKGSSGQAIHNANLMLGLPETTGLDLAPMFP; from the coding sequence ATGGCGGACAAGGCACGCATCGCGATCCTGGGGGCAAGCGGCTACACGGGGGCCGAGCTTGTGCGCCTGATCGCCACCCATCCGGGCATGCGGATCACGGCGCTGACCGCCGATCGCCGCGCGGGCGAGAGCATGGGCGCGGTGTTCCCGCATCTGCGGCACCTGGACCTGCCGACGCTTTGCCGGATCGAGGACGTCAACCCCGACGACGTCGATCTCTATTTCTGCGCGCTGCCGCACGCCACCTCGCAGGAGGTGATCTCGGCCCTGCCGCGCGACCGCAAGATCGTGGATCTGTCGGCCGATTTCCGGCTGCGCGATCCGCAGGTCTATGCCGAATGGTACGGGCGCGCGCACAGCGCGCTCGACCTGCAGGAAGAGGCCGTCTACGGCCTGACCGAGTTCTACCGCGACGAGATCCGGGGCGCGCGGCTGGTCGCCGGCACCGGCTGCAACGCGGCCACCGGCAATTACGCGGTGCTACCGCTGCTGGCGGCGGGTGCGATCGACCCCGACGAGATCATCATCGACCTCAAGACCGGCGTATCCGGTGCCGGGCGGGCGCCCAAGGAAGGCACGCTGTTTGCCGAGGTGTCCGAGGGGTTCCACGCCTACAACATCGCCAGGCACCGCCATATCGCCGAGTTCGAGCAGGAATTCTCGAAGGTGGCGGGGCGGCCCGTGACGCCCACCTTCGTGCCGCACCTGCTGCCGCAGAACCGCGGGATCCTCGCCACGGTCTATGTCAAGGGAGAGCCCGCCGCGATCCATGCGGCGCTGGCCGCGCGCTACCAGGACGAGCCCTTCATGGTCGTGCTGCCCTTTGGCGAGGCGCCGGCCACGCGGCATGTGCGCGGCTCGAATTTCTGCCATATCGGCGTGGTGGCCGACCGCCGCCCCGGCCGCGCGATGGTCTTCGCGACGCTCGACAACCTGACCAAGGGGTCGTCCGGTCAGGCGATCCACAATGCCAACCTGATGCTGGGCCTGCCCGAGACGACCGGGCTGGACCTGGCCCCGATGTTCCCCTGA
- the ccmE gene encoding cytochrome c maturation protein CcmE, with product MAGLKKKRRIQLLMAGAGLLVAATGLVIYAGRDAFEFFRSPSQLATDPPRVGERFRLGGLVKEGSWVRNGETHLFVVTDMTSDFPVSYTGIVPDLFREGQGTVVTGTIEDGVFRATEVLARHDEQYMPKEVIDALKEQGVYEEPEPAS from the coding sequence ATGGCCGGACTGAAGAAGAAGCGCCGCATCCAGCTGCTCATGGCCGGGGCGGGTCTGCTTGTGGCGGCGACCGGCCTGGTGATCTATGCCGGGCGCGATGCGTTCGAATTCTTCCGCTCTCCCTCGCAGCTGGCGACCGACCCGCCGCGTGTCGGCGAGCGGTTTCGCCTGGGCGGGCTGGTGAAGGAGGGAAGCTGGGTCCGCAACGGCGAGACGCATCTCTTTGTCGTGACCGACATGACCTCGGACTTTCCCGTCAGCTACACCGGGATCGTGCCGGACCTGTTCCGCGAGGGGCAGGGGACGGTGGTGACGGGCACCATCGAGGACGGCGTGTTCCGCGCGACCGAGGTTCTGGCACGCCATGACGAGCAGTACATGCCCAAGGAAGTGATCGACGCGCTGAAGGAACAGGGCGTCTACGAGGAACCGGAGCCCGCTTCCTAA
- a CDS encoding holin-associated N-acetylmuramidase: MQSVEAIARDIVAREGGFVNDPDDPGGATRHGVTIHTLRRLGLDLDRDGDVDAEDVRRLSVDQAVRIYCEEYFRKPGLDRLPARLQPTVFDMYVNAGAEAVRLLQRLLAEFGEPVAVDGVLGPRTAAATAAAWAKAPAHLADAYGIARRNYYYALADRRPASRKYARRRDGGKGGWITRAEHFISDRFRLTEAEHRARVAAWG; encoded by the coding sequence ATGCAGAGCGTCGAGGCCATTGCGCGTGACATCGTCGCGCGCGAGGGCGGTTTCGTGAACGATCCCGACGATCCGGGCGGGGCGACCCGCCACGGCGTCACCATCCATACCTTGCGCCGCCTGGGGCTGGATCTGGACCGTGACGGCGACGTCGATGCCGAGGATGTGCGCAGGCTCAGCGTCGATCAGGCCGTCCGCATCTACTGCGAGGAATATTTCCGCAAGCCGGGGCTCGACCGTCTGCCCGCCCGGCTGCAACCCACGGTGTTCGACATGTATGTGAACGCCGGGGCAGAGGCGGTGCGCCTTTTGCAGCGCCTGCTGGCCGAATTCGGCGAGCCGGTCGCGGTGGATGGCGTGCTTGGGCCCCGAACCGCCGCCGCCACCGCTGCCGCCTGGGCCAAGGCGCCCGCACATCTCGCCGATGCCTACGGGATCGCGCGGCGCAACTACTACTACGCGCTGGCCGACCGGCGGCCTGCCAGCCGCAAATACGCCCGGCGCAGGGATGGCGGCAAGGGCGGCTGGATCACCCGGGCCGAGCATTTCATCTCGGACCGCTTTCGCCTGACGGAGGCCGAGCATCGCGCGCGGGTGGCCGCATGGGGTTGA
- a CDS encoding holin family protein: MGLIARLLGLAPAVTGVAEVFVANRTQQARQDHEAQIESLRQMGAEFARPERGWFDRLVDGLNRLPRPALAIGTLGLFAFAMADPVAFGVRMQGLALVPEPLWWLLGAIVSFYFGARELHHIRSAVPGPDAVRATVGNIATLRALEDEAPVSSTENPAVAEWRAAAR; the protein is encoded by the coding sequence ATGGGGTTGATCGCAAGGCTTCTCGGGCTCGCCCCCGCTGTCACCGGCGTGGCCGAGGTCTTTGTCGCCAACCGCACCCAGCAGGCGCGGCAGGACCACGAGGCGCAGATCGAGAGCCTGCGCCAGATGGGGGCCGAGTTCGCGCGCCCCGAGCGGGGCTGGTTCGACCGGCTGGTGGACGGGCTGAACCGCCTGCCGCGCCCGGCGCTGGCGATCGGAACGCTGGGGCTGTTTGCCTTCGCCATGGCCGATCCGGTCGCTTTCGGCGTGCGGATGCAGGGGCTTGCGCTGGTGCCAGAGCCGCTGTGGTGGCTGCTGGGGGCGATCGTCTCCTTCTATTTCGGGGCGCGAGAGTTGCATCACATCCGCTCGGCGGTGCCCGGGCCCGATGCGGTGCGCGCCACGGTGGGCAACATCGCGACCCTCAGGGCGCTGGAGGACGAGGCGCCCGTCTCTTCCACCGAGAACCCCGCGGTTGCGGAGTGGCGCGCCGCCGCGCGCTGA
- a CDS encoding PhzF family phenazine biosynthesis protein: MKTYEFDWVDAFTRTPFAGNGCVVVHGAADIDVQDRMRLVRETKLSECAYVVPSEKADFGARYYLAGREILMAGHPTIATVASLIDRGLVDLSAGHAAFTLEVGAGVLPITVSGRGPEALITMTQAAPHFGARFDPGKIAGLYGLAAEDVIGAPQLVSTGSTYCITVLRDRAAIDRAVLDLARLAAWQATLDRPDATAIEPFLVTLSGATPAGDTYARLLLPPPNPPEDPFTGSATGCMAAYLWHHGLIESARFTAEQGHGMGRPAQGAVEVLGPREAISGVRLGGHGVVLMSGTLRLA; the protein is encoded by the coding sequence ATGAAGACCTATGAATTCGACTGGGTGGATGCCTTTACCCGCACGCCCTTTGCGGGCAATGGCTGCGTCGTCGTGCATGGCGCCGCCGACATCGACGTGCAGGACCGGATGCGGCTGGTGCGCGAGACGAAGCTGTCCGAATGCGCCTATGTCGTGCCCAGCGAAAAGGCCGATTTCGGCGCCCGCTACTATCTGGCCGGGCGCGAGATCCTGATGGCGGGGCATCCGACCATCGCCACCGTCGCATCTCTGATCGACCGTGGGCTGGTGGACCTGTCCGCAGGTCACGCCGCCTTCACGCTGGAGGTGGGGGCGGGCGTGCTGCCGATCACCGTCTCGGGGCGGGGGCCCGAAGCGCTCATCACCATGACGCAGGCCGCCCCGCATTTCGGAGCGCGCTTCGATCCCGGGAAGATCGCGGGCCTCTATGGCCTTGCGGCGGAGGACGTGATCGGTGCGCCGCAGCTGGTTTCTACCGGATCCACCTACTGCATCACGGTGCTCAGGGACCGTGCGGCCATCGACCGGGCCGTGCTCGACCTCGCTCGGCTGGCGGCGTGGCAGGCGACGCTCGACCGTCCCGATGCGACGGCGATAGAGCCGTTTCTGGTGACGCTTTCGGGCGCGACACCAGCCGGCGACACCTATGCACGGCTTCTGCTGCCGCCGCCGAACCCGCCCGAGGACCCCTTCACCGGGTCGGCCACCGGCTGCATGGCCGCCTATCTGTGGCATCACGGCCTGATCGAAAGTGCGCGCTTCACCGCCGAGCAGGGCCACGGCATGGGGCGCCCGGCGCAGGGTGCGGTCGAGGTGCTTGGCCCGCGCGAGGCGATTTCAGGCGTGCGGCTGGGCGGGCACGGGGTGGTGCTGATGTCGGGCACGCTCAGATTGGCGTGA
- a CDS encoding heme lyase CcmF/NrfE family subunit, which yields MSAELGHFAVILAFMVAIVQMVVPLVGAQKNWGNWMAVAAPAALVQAGLVTLSFGALTWAFVTSDFSVELVATNSHSAKPMLYKISGTWGNHEGSLLLWILILAVFGAAVVLFGRNLPHRLKALVLAVQSSISVAFLAFLLFTSNPFERLEFPPFDGNDLNPLLQDPGLAFHPPFLYLGYVGLSMAFSFAIAALIEGKVDPAWARWVRPWTLAAWVFLTIGIGLGSWWAYYELGWGGWWFWDPVENASFMPWLISAALLHSAIVVEKRNTLKSWTILLAILGFSFSLIGTFIVRSGVITSVHAFANDPTRGVFILLILAVFIGGALTLFAARAGSLRSDSVFALASRESALVMNNLLLVVATLVVFVGTLWPLVAEMLTGRKVSVGPPFFNISFTPFMVALAMILPLGAMLPWKRARLDRAFRPLWGAVALSVATGALVWSLQTGGGMLAPIGAVLGTWIILGAATDLGQRAKLGKASMGETLRRLSNLPRADWGKAVAHAGLGILFISIAALEAGQREDIRVVQPGESYAFAGYDIRLDGVRRFEGPNYTSDMASLSVMREGEVLAVLSPEKRFYPVQRMPTTEAGIDRGVMRDLYLVIGDRQENGGWVVRSFWKPMANWLWTGMIVMAFGGLLSLTDRRYRLGAAVRRRSDMVPAE from the coding sequence ATGAGCGCCGAACTCGGGCATTTCGCCGTCATCCTCGCCTTCATGGTCGCGATCGTTCAGATGGTCGTGCCGCTGGTGGGCGCGCAGAAGAACTGGGGCAACTGGATGGCCGTGGCGGCCCCGGCGGCGCTGGTGCAGGCCGGGCTGGTCACGCTGTCCTTCGGGGCGCTGACCTGGGCCTTCGTCACCTCGGACTTCTCGGTCGAACTGGTCGCCACCAACTCCCATTCCGCCAAGCCCATGCTCTACAAGATCTCGGGCACCTGGGGAAACCACGAGGGATCGCTTCTTCTTTGGATCCTGATCCTAGCGGTGTTCGGTGCGGCGGTGGTGCTGTTCGGGCGCAACCTGCCGCATCGGCTCAAGGCGCTGGTGCTGGCGGTGCAGTCCTCGATCTCGGTCGCCTTCCTCGCCTTCCTGCTGTTCACCTCGAACCCTTTCGAGCGGCTGGAGTTTCCGCCCTTCGACGGCAACGACCTGAACCCGCTGCTGCAGGATCCGGGCCTCGCCTTTCATCCGCCGTTTCTCTACCTGGGCTATGTCGGGCTCTCGATGGCGTTCTCCTTCGCCATCGCGGCCCTGATCGAGGGCAAGGTCGATCCCGCCTGGGCGCGCTGGGTGCGGCCCTGGACGCTGGCCGCCTGGGTGTTCCTGACCATCGGCATCGGGCTCGGGTCCTGGTGGGCCTATTACGAGCTTGGCTGGGGCGGCTGGTGGTTCTGGGATCCGGTCGAGAACGCGTCCTTCATGCCGTGGCTGATCTCGGCGGCGCTGCTGCATTCGGCCATCGTGGTGGAAAAGCGCAACACGCTGAAAAGCTGGACCATCCTGCTGGCGATCCTGGGCTTTTCCTTTTCGCTCATCGGCACCTTCATCGTGCGCTCGGGCGTCATCACCAGCGTGCATGCCTTTGCGAACGATCCCACGCGGGGCGTGTTCATCCTGCTGATCCTTGCCGTCTTCATCGGCGGCGCGCTCACGCTCTTTGCTGCGCGGGCGGGCAGCCTGCGCTCTGACAGCGTGTTCGCGCTGGCCAGCCGGGAAAGCGCGCTGGTGATGAACAACCTGCTTCTGGTGGTGGCGACGCTGGTCGTCTTCGTGGGGACGCTCTGGCCTCTGGTGGCCGAGATGCTGACGGGGCGCAAGGTGTCGGTCGGGCCGCCCTTCTTCAACATCTCGTTCACGCCCTTCATGGTGGCGCTGGCGATGATCCTGCCGCTGGGCGCGATGCTGCCGTGGAAGCGGGCGCGTCTGGATCGGGCGTTCCGCCCGCTCTGGGGCGCGGTCGCGCTGTCGGTCGCAACCGGGGCGCTGGTCTGGTCGCTGCAAACCGGCGGCGGGATGCTTGCGCCCATCGGCGCGGTGCTGGGCACCTGGATCATCCTGGGCGCCGCCACCGACCTGGGCCAGCGGGCGAAGCTTGGCAAGGCAAGCATGGGCGAGACGTTGCGCCGCCTGTCGAACCTGCCGCGCGCCGACTGGGGCAAGGCGGTCGCCCATGCGGGGCTGGGGATCCTCTTCATCTCCATCGCCGCGCTCGAGGCAGGCCAGCGCGAGGATATCCGCGTGGTCCAGCCGGGCGAAAGCTATGCCTTTGCGGGCTACGACATCCGCCTTGACGGCGTGCGCCGCTTCGAGGGGCCGAACTACACCTCGGACATGGCCAGCCTGAGCGTGATGCGCGAGGGCGAGGTGCTGGCGGTGCTGAGCCCTGAAAAACGCTTCTACCCGGTGCAGCGCATGCCCACGACGGAAGCCGGCATCGACCGCGGGGTGATGCGCGATCTGTACCTGGTGATCGGCGACCGGCAGGAGAATGGCGGCTGGGTCGTGCGCAGCTTCTGGAAGCCGATGGCGAACTGGCTCTGGACCGGCATGATCGTGATGGCCTTCGGCGGCCTGCTGAGCCTGACGGACCGCCGCTACCGGCTGGGCGCGGCGGTGCGCCGCCGCTCCGACATGGTGCCCGCGGAATGA
- a CDS encoding cytochrome c-type biogenesis protein: MTRLATLLAAILLSAGAVLAVQPDEVLDDPALEERAREISAELRCLVCRNESIDESNADLARDLRLLVRERLVAGDSDQEVLDYLVARYGEYVLLRPPFSAGNAALWLAAPAMLILGGGIAFVFLRRRARPAGPAPLTAEEEARLQALLKGDS, encoded by the coding sequence ATGACCCGGCTGGCGACCCTTCTGGCGGCGATCCTGCTTTCGGCGGGCGCCGTCCTGGCCGTCCAGCCCGACGAGGTGCTGGACGACCCGGCGCTTGAGGAACGTGCGCGCGAGATCAGCGCCGAGCTGCGCTGCCTTGTCTGCCGCAACGAAAGCATCGACGAGTCGAACGCGGACCTGGCCCGCGACCTGCGGCTTCTGGTGCGCGAGCGGCTGGTCGCGGGCGACAGCGATCAGGAGGTGCTGGATTACCTGGTGGCGCGCTACGGCGAATATGTGCTGCTGCGTCCGCCATTCTCGGCCGGGAACGCCGCACTCTGGCTGGCGGCGCCGGCCATGCTGATCCTGGGTGGCGGCATCGCCTTCGTCTTCCTGCGCCGCCGTGCGCGGCCCGCCGGGCCAGCTCCGCTGACGGCGGAAGAAGAGGCGCGGCTTCAGGCGCTGCTGAAGGGGGACAGCTGA